One window of Treponema denticola genomic DNA carries:
- a CDS encoding alanine/glycine:cation symporter family protein, whose product MEQFLQNLTSLVSSANGFIWGVYFLIPLLCGTGLFFTIRLGGVQFTKFGAGWKRLFGNFSLSGKEAGKHGMSSFQAVATAIAAQVGTGNLVGAMTALIMGGPGAIFWMWLAALAGMATNFAEASIAQIYKTKDDSGQTVGGPAYYISEGLKNKVGDGFAKFLAGFFAIAIILALGFMGNMVQANSISDAFQNAFHIPTWVTGAVLAVIAGIIFMGGVKRIASVTEKVVPIMAIVYIVVGLVVVIINAAQIPEMFAMIFKGAFNPKAVWGGALGFGMGRAVRYGVARGLFSNEAGMGSTPHAHAVADVKHPVEQGVLGIVAVFIDTFIVLNVTVFTVLSSGVVQFEGSEPTMKGIKLVQEAFSQHLFGSTFGYLFIAVCLLFFAFSTIIGWYYFGETNIRYLFGTKGLIPYQLLVVIFIFVGSLLKIDLVWELTDFFNGIMVIPNLIALLFLSGTVAKVLRDYNKGLPYDASQYK is encoded by the coding sequence ATGGAACAATTTTTACAAAATCTTACAAGCTTAGTTTCTTCGGCTAACGGATTTATTTGGGGAGTTTACTTCCTCATTCCGCTTCTATGCGGTACCGGTTTGTTTTTTACAATCCGGTTAGGAGGAGTACAGTTTACAAAATTCGGAGCAGGCTGGAAACGCCTTTTCGGTAACTTTTCATTAAGCGGAAAAGAAGCCGGAAAGCACGGAATGAGCTCTTTCCAAGCTGTTGCTACAGCTATTGCAGCACAGGTTGGAACGGGAAACCTCGTAGGAGCCATGACAGCCCTCATCATGGGCGGTCCCGGAGCTATTTTCTGGATGTGGCTTGCAGCCCTTGCCGGTATGGCAACAAACTTTGCTGAAGCCTCCATCGCTCAAATTTACAAGACAAAGGATGACTCGGGCCAGACAGTAGGAGGTCCCGCATACTACATTTCCGAAGGTTTAAAAAATAAGGTTGGAGACGGCTTTGCAAAATTCCTTGCAGGTTTCTTTGCCATAGCCATCATTCTAGCCCTCGGATTTATGGGCAATATGGTTCAGGCTAACTCAATTTCGGATGCCTTCCAAAATGCTTTCCATATTCCTACATGGGTTACAGGTGCAGTTCTTGCAGTAATCGCAGGTATTATCTTTATGGGTGGAGTTAAGCGAATTGCTTCGGTTACCGAAAAAGTAGTTCCCATCATGGCTATCGTTTACATTGTAGTAGGTCTTGTTGTTGTTATTATCAATGCTGCTCAGATACCCGAAATGTTTGCTATGATCTTTAAGGGAGCATTTAATCCCAAGGCTGTTTGGGGCGGAGCTCTCGGTTTCGGAATGGGACGAGCCGTACGATACGGTGTTGCCCGAGGCCTTTTCTCTAACGAAGCTGGTATGGGTTCTACACCTCATGCCCATGCCGTTGCAGATGTAAAACACCCCGTAGAACAAGGCGTTTTAGGTATTGTTGCCGTATTTATCGATACATTCATCGTTTTAAATGTTACGGTATTTACCGTTTTAAGCTCAGGCGTTGTACAATTTGAAGGAAGTGAGCCCACAATGAAGGGAATTAAGCTCGTTCAAGAAGCTTTCTCACAACACTTGTTCGGCTCCACATTCGGCTACCTTTTCATTGCCGTCTGTCTTCTTTTCTTTGCATTCTCCACAATTATCGGTTGGTACTACTTCGGAGAAACAAACATCAGATACTTATTCGGAACAAAGGGACTTATTCCCTATCAGCTCCTGGTAGTTATCTTCATCTTTGTAGGGAGCTTGCTTAAGATTGACTTAGTTTGGGAATTAACAGACTTCTTTAACGGAATTATGGTTATACCGAACCTTATAGCCTTGCTATTCTTAAGCGGAACCGTTGCTAAGGTCTTACGAGACTATAACAAGGGTCTCCCCTATGACGCAAGCCAGTATAAATAA
- a CDS encoding tetratricopeptide repeat protein, translating into MKKQLRIIFIVLSIFYFYSNLFCLETIDEKERPWHLLEQAKIQMEKGEFGLALHLTNKARDIHKEQMEAKYSYMFNALKPKRVKLEGDNISEVYAILNKREDHDACKILDEIFLTHPPVFFDKSISKLMSWLEKRKAFPETDYLTGRIYFAEGDYEQAMHYYKEAWNSHNFLEIPDERFNIIYALADTSKLLRKYDEQEKYLLLVLTEDPIYGTTNLESDALQAMIKTISSEKTTEKFFLLYRNRNPIALKAYMDLTDIYMEAGKNRRALATAVLASIITITNLDDLISKDNYTYEYTNLSDLLHRLNRKQEVILWAEKQNFWRAFMNLADCLSNNGNTEQASYLYSKLAESIPSIKYAQEAIYKKEQMIKNK; encoded by the coding sequence ATGAAAAAACAATTAAGAATTATTTTTATCGTACTATCTATTTTTTATTTTTACTCAAACCTTTTTTGTTTGGAAACTATTGATGAAAAAGAAAGGCCTTGGCATCTTTTAGAACAAGCAAAAATTCAAATGGAAAAAGGAGAGTTCGGCCTGGCCCTCCACTTAACAAATAAGGCACGGGATATTCATAAAGAACAAATGGAAGCAAAATATTCTTATATGTTTAATGCCTTAAAACCGAAAAGGGTAAAACTAGAGGGAGACAATATTTCGGAAGTCTATGCAATTTTAAATAAAAGAGAAGACCACGATGCTTGTAAAATTTTAGATGAAATCTTTTTAACTCATCCGCCCGTATTTTTTGATAAGTCTATTTCAAAATTAATGTCATGGCTCGAAAAACGCAAGGCCTTCCCTGAAACGGATTATTTGACAGGCCGAATTTATTTTGCAGAAGGAGATTATGAGCAAGCCATGCACTATTATAAGGAAGCATGGAATTCCCACAATTTCTTGGAAATCCCGGATGAAAGGTTCAATATAATTTACGCACTTGCCGACACATCAAAACTTTTGCGCAAATACGATGAACAGGAAAAATACCTCTTGCTTGTTTTAACCGAAGACCCCATATACGGAACTACAAATTTGGAAAGTGATGCTCTTCAGGCTATGATTAAAACAATAAGCTCGGAAAAAACAACCGAAAAATTCTTTTTGCTGTACCGAAACCGTAATCCGATAGCCTTAAAAGCCTACATGGATTTAACGGATATATATATGGAAGCGGGCAAAAACAGAAGAGCTCTTGCAACAGCTGTTTTAGCTTCCATAATAACTATAACGAACCTTGATGACCTTATCTCAAAAGACAATTACACTTATGAATACACCAACCTTTCCGACCTGCTCCATAGACTCAATAGAAAACAAGAAGTTATATTGTGGGCCGAAAAACAAAACTTTTGGAGAGCTTTTATGAATCTTGCAGATTGTCTTTCAAATAACGGTAATACGGAACAAGCTTCTTATCTCTATTCAAAACTGGCAGAATCAATTCCTTCGATTAAATATGCCCAAGAAGCTATATATAAAAAAGAGCAAATGATAAAAAATAAATAA
- a CDS encoding phosphotransferase has protein sequence MKRRHFQIIKLMQKDKDIPQRDIAKQLKISLAYVNKILFDMEHDGFLYTEGVPPFGKKRLTEKALTVFEECRVDNAIIMAAGFGSRFVPLTYATPKGLLEVFGERMIERQIEQLKAAGINDITIVVGYLKETFEYLIDKYGVKFVYNPDFKNKNNLSTLYHVREELKSTYILSSDNWLRENMYHSHEYDSWYSAVKVIGKTKEWILKLGLHDKIMDVKVGGRNGWVMYGPVYFSKEFSDKIRPLIEEAYKRDDTDDWYWEDVYMRNIKALTMFANKQGEHQVYEFESLDEIRLFDSSYLISSHDKWLELISDVFKRPEHSITNLKPLKFGMTNKSFLFEFEGEEYIFRIPGEGTEALINRKEEYEVYKAVSPLHLSDSIIYFDPENGVKISKFIPNSHTADARNPEDLKKCIKVARRLHESGLKVDHSFNLRERMDYYEKIANEKNGIFYNDYREVRLLMNELLEIIENMEKPGVLCHIDLVPDNFIISGDDVHLIDWEYAAMCDPLIDIAMFAIYAYYDNTELENLMELYFQRKPQKDERLRIYCYVALSGFLWALWTCYKEALGVSFGDYGLKMYRYAKDYYKKVKVFIGGDN, from the coding sequence ATGAAGAGAAGACACTTTCAGATTATAAAACTTATGCAAAAAGATAAGGATATTCCGCAAAGAGATATTGCAAAACAGTTAAAAATATCCTTGGCTTACGTAAATAAGATTTTATTCGATATGGAGCATGACGGCTTTTTATATACCGAGGGTGTTCCGCCTTTTGGGAAAAAACGGCTTACCGAAAAGGCTTTAACCGTTTTTGAAGAGTGTAGGGTAGATAATGCTATTATTATGGCTGCCGGTTTCGGCTCGCGTTTTGTTCCTTTAACCTATGCAACACCTAAGGGATTATTGGAAGTGTTCGGCGAAAGGATGATTGAAAGGCAAATTGAACAGCTGAAAGCGGCCGGTATTAACGATATAACTATAGTCGTAGGCTATTTAAAGGAAACCTTTGAATATCTGATAGATAAGTATGGTGTAAAATTTGTATATAATCCCGACTTTAAAAATAAAAACAACCTTTCCACCCTTTACCATGTAAGAGAAGAGCTTAAAAGCACCTATATTCTTTCGAGCGATAATTGGCTTAGGGAAAATATGTACCATTCCCATGAGTATGATTCATGGTATTCGGCCGTGAAGGTAATCGGCAAAACAAAAGAATGGATATTAAAGTTAGGCCTGCATGATAAAATTATGGATGTAAAGGTCGGAGGGCGAAACGGCTGGGTTATGTACGGCCCTGTTTATTTTTCAAAAGAATTTTCCGATAAGATTCGCCCCTTGATTGAAGAAGCCTATAAAAGAGATGATACGGATGATTGGTACTGGGAAGATGTCTATATGAGAAATATAAAAGCGCTAACCATGTTTGCCAACAAGCAGGGTGAGCATCAGGTATATGAATTCGAATCCCTTGACGAAATTCGTCTCTTTGATTCATCTTATCTTATTTCATCCCATGACAAATGGCTTGAGCTTATATCGGATGTATTTAAACGCCCTGAACATAGTATTACAAATCTAAAGCCTCTTAAATTCGGAATGACAAACAAATCTTTTTTGTTCGAATTTGAAGGTGAAGAATATATTTTTAGAATACCGGGAGAGGGAACCGAAGCCCTTATAAACAGAAAAGAAGAATATGAGGTCTACAAGGCTGTTTCTCCTTTACATTTGAGCGATTCTATTATTTACTTTGATCCTGAAAATGGGGTGAAGATTAGCAAGTTTATTCCCAACTCCCATACTGCGGATGCCCGCAATCCTGAAGACTTAAAAAAATGTATTAAGGTTGCCCGCCGTCTGCATGAGTCCGGCTTAAAGGTTGATCACTCCTTTAATCTCCGTGAACGTATGGACTATTACGAAAAAATTGCAAACGAAAAAAACGGTATCTTCTATAATGATTACCGCGAGGTTAGGCTGTTGATGAATGAGCTTTTGGAAATAATCGAAAATATGGAAAAGCCCGGTGTTTTATGTCATATAGACCTTGTTCCCGACAATTTTATAATTAGCGGTGATGATGTGCATTTAATTGACTGGGAGTATGCCGCTATGTGTGATCCCCTGATAGATATAGCAATGTTTGCCATATATGCCTACTATGACAATACCGAACTTGAAAATTTGATGGAGCTTTATTTTCAAAGAAAGCCTCAAAAAGATGAGAGGCTGCGTATCTATTGTTATGTCGCTCTTTCGGGTTTTTTATGGGCTCTTTGGACTTGTTATAAAGAGGCCTTGGGGGTAAGCTTTGGAGATTACGGCTTAAAGATGTACCGATATGCAAAGGATTATTATAAAAAGGTAAAAGTTTTTATAGGAGGAGATAATTGA
- a CDS encoding BCCT family transporter yields the protein MMNTEDELGVQELELKDKNEIDWLITVLPLAVIICLTGLVLFFPVESMKVVDALWSVFVNKFGFFYILLGLGLVFTAIGLAFSRFGTVKLGNLEKPRYGNFAWGSMIFTSTMAADILYWSLIEWAYYFGESPFGLSSLSLAERQDWAAAYPLFHWGITPWAFHIVPAVAFAYMLHVKGRTKQKLSESCRPIFGDRIDGPIGKMIDVFSVIGLLAGTATTFSLATPLLSLAVSTIFGIPQGEILTLSILLIIAAVYTAAVLLGLKGISQLAKISVVSFCVLIGLVFIASPKIYIIETSITGIGKVIQNFFGMSTWMDPLRISGEGGAGFPQNWTIFYWAYWIAWFVATPFFIGKISEGRTIKNTIIGGLICGIAGTYCSFIILGNYGLHLQAHGIFDAASALKETDASQVILQILNTLPYAKIVLGILIITMIAFYSSTFDAITLVIASYSQKNLEKHSEPKKGLRAFWAVVFVMLPAALILVGTNLNQLQSLSIIAAFPLGIIIILIVISLFKELKHNGEYR from the coding sequence ATGATGAATACTGAAGATGAATTGGGTGTACAGGAACTTGAGTTAAAAGATAAAAATGAAATTGACTGGCTTATAACCGTATTGCCCCTTGCAGTAATAATCTGCTTGACGGGTTTGGTTCTTTTTTTTCCGGTGGAATCGATGAAGGTTGTTGATGCCCTTTGGTCTGTTTTTGTAAACAAGTTTGGATTCTTTTATATCCTGCTCGGCTTGGGCCTCGTTTTTACCGCTATAGGTTTGGCCTTTTCCCGCTTCGGCACTGTAAAGCTTGGGAATCTTGAAAAACCCCGTTACGGGAATTTTGCATGGGGTTCTATGATTTTTACCTCGACTATGGCAGCCGATATTCTTTACTGGTCGCTTATAGAGTGGGCTTATTATTTTGGGGAAAGTCCCTTCGGACTGTCTTCTCTTTCATTGGCGGAAAGGCAGGATTGGGCCGCTGCCTATCCTCTATTCCATTGGGGAATAACACCGTGGGCTTTTCATATAGTGCCTGCCGTAGCCTTTGCCTACATGCTCCATGTAAAAGGGAGAACAAAACAAAAGCTGTCTGAAAGCTGCCGTCCTATTTTTGGGGACAGAATTGACGGCCCTATAGGAAAGATGATAGACGTTTTTTCGGTAATAGGCTTATTGGCCGGAACTGCTACAACATTCTCGCTTGCAACTCCTCTTTTGTCTTTGGCTGTTTCTACTATTTTTGGGATCCCTCAAGGAGAGATTTTGACCCTTTCTATTCTTCTGATAATAGCTGCCGTCTACACGGCTGCCGTTTTATTGGGCTTAAAGGGGATTTCTCAGCTTGCAAAGATTTCGGTTGTTTCTTTTTGTGTTCTTATAGGCCTTGTCTTTATAGCCTCGCCCAAAATCTACATAATAGAAACAAGCATAACCGGTATCGGCAAGGTTATTCAAAACTTTTTCGGCATGTCCACATGGATGGACCCATTGCGTATTTCAGGAGAAGGAGGAGCCGGCTTCCCTCAAAACTGGACAATATTTTATTGGGCTTATTGGATAGCATGGTTTGTTGCAACGCCTTTCTTTATAGGAAAAATTTCGGAAGGCCGTACAATAAAGAATACCATAATCGGCGGTCTTATTTGCGGTATAGCGGGGACTTATTGCTCTTTTATAATCCTTGGAAATTACGGACTCCATTTACAGGCTCACGGAATATTTGATGCAGCTTCCGCCTTAAAGGAAACGGATGCCTCTCAAGTTATCTTGCAAATTCTTAACACCCTTCCTTACGCAAAAATTGTTTTGGGTATTTTAATAATTACTATGATAGCCTTTTATTCCAGTACCTTTGATGCAATTACTTTGGTAATAGCTTCCTATTCTCAAAAGAACCTTGAAAAACACTCGGAGCCTAAAAAGGGCTTAAGGGCATTTTGGGCGGTAGTCTTTGTAATGCTTCCTGCAGCTTTAATCCTTGTGGGAACGAATTTAAATCAGCTTCAAAGTCTTTCGATTATAGCCGCCTTTCCTTTAGGAATTATAATAATACTGATAGTTATAAGTCTTTTTAAGGAACTAAAACACAACGGAGAGTATAGGTAG
- the ispG gene encoding (E)-4-hydroxy-3-methylbut-2-enyl-diphosphate synthase: MNSIKLPRTIQIGGKGQVKKLTLGGTSPILLQTMWKESLLGADLLSIVKSLNELEQLGCDIVRFAVPDMDSAEQFVKLTRLTEMPLVADIHFDYKLALRCMDGDTAKIRINPGNIGSKEKTEEVIRKAKDTVTAIRIGVNSGSLPSDLKKKIEEANAKRNLSGDKKALDDEISILRADALTEAAARELEIFEKADFKDAVVSMKASDVQETVMANELFAKKFDNPLHLGVTEAGPLIQGIVKSTIAFYRLLEQNIGSTIRVSLSDSCENEVIAGREILTECGKRQGGIRLISCPRCGRKGFDVQAFVKRWQTKLLSEKKDISIAVMGCVVNGPGEGKHADLGITGAEDSVIIFKHGAITKRLDLKKLTEEEKIEAVDKAFIEELQSL; this comes from the coding sequence ATGAACTCGATAAAACTACCGCGGACAATTCAGATAGGCGGCAAAGGACAGGTTAAAAAACTTACTCTCGGAGGCACTTCACCGATTTTGCTTCAAACTATGTGGAAAGAAAGCCTATTGGGAGCTGATCTCCTTTCTATCGTAAAAAGCCTAAATGAATTGGAACAATTGGGCTGCGACATCGTGAGGTTTGCAGTTCCCGACATGGATTCTGCGGAGCAATTTGTCAAGCTCACCCGATTAACGGAGATGCCCCTCGTAGCCGATATCCATTTCGACTATAAACTGGCCCTGCGGTGCATGGACGGGGACACGGCAAAAATACGCATAAATCCCGGAAATATCGGTTCAAAAGAAAAAACTGAAGAAGTTATACGCAAGGCAAAGGATACGGTAACTGCTATCCGGATAGGGGTCAATTCGGGCTCTCTGCCTTCCGATCTAAAAAAGAAAATAGAAGAGGCAAATGCAAAAAGAAACTTAAGCGGCGACAAAAAGGCCTTAGATGATGAAATTTCCATTTTGAGAGCTGATGCTTTAACCGAGGCGGCGGCAAGAGAACTGGAAATTTTCGAAAAAGCCGATTTTAAAGATGCCGTAGTTTCTATGAAGGCCTCCGATGTGCAGGAAACGGTCATGGCAAACGAACTCTTTGCTAAAAAATTCGATAATCCCCTTCATTTAGGAGTTACTGAAGCGGGCCCCCTTATTCAAGGTATTGTAAAAAGCACAATAGCCTTTTACCGGCTTTTGGAACAAAACATAGGAAGCACCATAAGAGTGAGTCTCTCCGATTCTTGCGAAAATGAAGTTATAGCCGGAAGAGAAATATTAACCGAATGCGGTAAAAGGCAAGGCGGTATAAGGCTCATATCCTGCCCGCGATGCGGAAGAAAAGGCTTTGATGTTCAAGCCTTTGTAAAACGATGGCAGACAAAACTCTTATCCGAAAAGAAGGACATAAGCATTGCCGTTATGGGCTGCGTAGTCAATGGCCCCGGAGAAGGCAAACATGCAGACCTTGGAATTACCGGAGCAGAAGACTCCGTTATAATATTTAAACACGGAGCAATTACCAAACGCTTGGATTTAAAAAAATTAACCGAAGAAGAAAAAATTGAGGCAGTGGATAAAGCCTTTATAGAGGAGCTTCAAAGTCTATGA
- a CDS encoding zinc dependent phospholipase C family protein, giving the protein MPDFYAHYMHGQRVFALLSSEIAAGISNKNLYNLGLQGPDFLYFHKPFKKDNNPVLQLATDIHNTNCTDVFNDVLTKIKIEPNTDEFSYIMGFIGHFGLDSSCHPYVNAMVEEMKRDHAEIEMEFEKFLLKQDGLHPLKYKAHNYIDINEKEAEAVANIYRCLLPSITKEDILCSFRSFKMGKKFFYAPTRLSQTLKLSLIRILGLYDFLQGHIIRTSDHPKSKITNEKLFSLYNNSVEITAELMDNFYKNLTENKPLLDRFGYNFA; this is encoded by the coding sequence ATGCCTGATTTTTACGCACATTATATGCATGGACAAAGGGTTTTTGCTCTATTGTCTTCTGAAATTGCCGCCGGAATTTCAAATAAGAATTTATATAATCTCGGCTTACAGGGACCTGATTTTTTGTATTTTCATAAACCTTTTAAAAAGGATAATAATCCTGTTTTGCAGCTTGCAACGGATATTCATAATACAAATTGTACCGATGTTTTTAATGACGTATTAACTAAGATAAAAATCGAGCCGAATACCGATGAATTTTCATATATCATGGGCTTTATAGGTCACTTCGGTTTGGATAGCTCTTGCCATCCTTATGTAAATGCTATGGTGGAGGAAATGAAAAGAGACCATGCCGAGATCGAAATGGAATTTGAAAAATTTTTATTAAAGCAGGACGGGCTCCATCCTCTTAAGTACAAGGCTCATAATTATATCGATATAAATGAAAAAGAAGCTGAAGCCGTTGCCAATATCTACAGATGTCTTCTTCCTTCTATAACAAAAGAAGATATTTTGTGTTCTTTTCGTAGTTTTAAAATGGGGAAAAAATTTTTCTATGCACCTACAAGATTATCTCAAACTTTAAAACTTTCTTTAATTAGAATCTTAGGTCTTTATGATTTTTTGCAGGGACACATCATTAGGACTTCCGATCATCCTAAGAGCAAAATAACAAACGAAAAACTTTTTTCTCTTTATAATAATTCCGTGGAAATAACGGCTGAGCTTATGGATAACTTTTATAAGAATCTTACGGAAAATAAACCGCTCTTAGACAGGTTCGGCTATAATTTTGCATAA
- the purM gene encoding phosphoribosylformylglycinamidine cyclo-ligase, producing MNEMKNKNQEQPKGKSEELSKDKSSVYSASGVNIDAGNEAVRLMSAAVKSTFNKSVLSDVGTFGGLFGTEELFKMKKPVLVGSTDGVGTKVKIAAEAGIYTTIGQDIVNHCIDDILVQGAKPLFFLDYVASSKLDPQMIADIVGGMAKACKESGCALIGGETAEMPDVYMEGEFDIAGTIVGAVDEEKILPKKNIKEGDILIGLASDSPHTNGYSLIRTAFKGVDLSTVYPELKAPLHEVLLKPHRSYLNAIYPILQEHPEIVKALAHITGGGFIENIPRVIPAGLVIKVKKGSWPVPPLYPLIQKLTGASGDEMYRVFNMGIGMIAVVSPDMAEKYREFVGEESWIIGKLEKADNQTQKPVTILE from the coding sequence ATGAACGAAATGAAAAATAAAAACCAAGAGCAGCCAAAGGGCAAGAGCGAAGAACTATCAAAAGATAAGAGCTCGGTATACAGTGCATCAGGCGTGAACATTGATGCAGGAAATGAGGCCGTCCGCTTAATGAGTGCAGCGGTTAAATCAACTTTTAATAAATCCGTTCTTTCGGATGTAGGCACCTTCGGAGGTCTTTTCGGCACCGAAGAGCTTTTTAAAATGAAAAAGCCCGTTCTTGTAGGTTCTACGGACGGGGTCGGAACAAAAGTAAAAATAGCGGCCGAAGCCGGTATATACACAACAATAGGCCAAGACATAGTAAACCACTGCATCGACGATATCCTAGTTCAAGGAGCCAAGCCCCTTTTCTTTTTGGACTATGTTGCAAGCTCAAAGTTGGATCCGCAAATGATTGCCGACATAGTAGGAGGCATGGCAAAGGCTTGTAAAGAATCGGGCTGTGCCCTCATAGGCGGCGAAACGGCGGAAATGCCGGACGTTTATATGGAAGGAGAATTCGACATAGCCGGAACCATTGTCGGGGCCGTCGATGAAGAAAAGATTCTTCCCAAAAAAAACATAAAAGAGGGAGACATCCTGATAGGCCTTGCCTCTGACAGTCCCCATACAAACGGATACTCATTGATTAGAACAGCCTTTAAAGGCGTAGACCTTAGTACCGTCTACCCCGAATTAAAAGCACCATTACATGAGGTTCTATTAAAACCGCACCGCTCCTATCTAAATGCAATCTATCCAATCTTGCAGGAGCATCCCGAAATCGTAAAAGCCCTAGCCCACATAACAGGCGGCGGTTTTATCGAAAACATTCCGCGCGTTATTCCTGCCGGCCTCGTCATCAAGGTAAAAAAAGGCTCGTGGCCCGTACCGCCTCTTTACCCCCTGATCCAAAAATTAACCGGTGCAAGCGGGGACGAAATGTACAGGGTCTTCAATATGGGTATCGGAATGATAGCCGTAGTTTCCCCCGACATGGCCGAAAAATACCGTGAGTTTGTCGGAGAAGAATCATGGATAATCGGCAAACTGGAAAAAGCCGACAATCAAACTCAAAAGCCTGTAACAATATTAGAGTGA
- a CDS encoding GrdX family protein, with protein sequence MQKDSQTNKRLIITNNPKVRTFYEEDRTGLKNRYELTFLDSRDEVFKTVRDLIHSNWKLLNHAMAGNIPLHKHPYRSMALEQQENLDTNSLILWESAMERVKRGKTPPYPDDVLEDFQELDYNLFSGSVKF encoded by the coding sequence ATGCAAAAAGATTCACAAACTAACAAAAGACTTATTATTACAAACAACCCTAAGGTTAGAACCTTCTATGAAGAAGATAGGACGGGCTTAAAAAACCGATATGAACTTACCTTTTTAGATTCCCGAGATGAAGTTTTCAAAACGGTAAGAGATTTAATACATTCTAACTGGAAACTCTTAAACCATGCCATGGCAGGAAACATTCCGCTTCATAAGCACCCATATAGAAGCATGGCTTTAGAACAGCAAGAAAATCTTGACACAAATTCCCTTATTCTGTGGGAATCGGCAATGGAACGCGTAAAAAGAGGCAAAACACCGCCCTACCCCGATGATGTTTTAGAAGATTTTCAAGAATTAGACTATAATTTGTTTTCGGGCTCGGTAAAATTTTAA
- a CDS encoding HD-GYP domain-containing protein: MNTYNAEHTKDLSFFNKNVYLDKKFLLLIPETPLTAELKAILSDWDFSLLYSDGEPSSFMSVRTDTSADKDVLDSSKENEIISDKLKKQKEIMEETENKFWDFLRFTDKIFTDYTMKKILDPRLVFDKIKELCDFVKTDKKNILLIEMQKYSSPTNYLVMHSLRSSIFAIIIGLQLKMPPHRLIELGAACLLHEIGMFRLPPQYYMYDAPLSEEGKKALFTHPVLSYNILKTSSFSLPICLGVLEHHERENGHGYPRGLTKEKISMYGKIIAVACSYEAATAPRPYKEAQDASSGIVEMIKNTNEQYDETILKALLYSLSFYPVGMYVHLSNGKIAKVIDVNPDDPRFPIVQIYGQTTPTGDPVIVQTKSNNVTIKRQLSKEELKNIDRNTI; this comes from the coding sequence GTGAATACCTACAATGCAGAACATACGAAAGATTTATCATTTTTTAATAAAAATGTCTATTTGGATAAAAAATTTTTGCTTTTAATCCCGGAAACGCCTCTTACTGCAGAGCTAAAGGCTATTTTAAGCGACTGGGATTTTTCTCTCCTTTATTCTGACGGAGAACCTTCAAGTTTTATGAGTGTAAGGACGGATACTTCCGCAGACAAGGATGTTCTGGACTCAAGCAAAGAAAACGAAATAATTTCCGACAAACTGAAAAAACAAAAGGAAATTATGGAAGAAACGGAAAATAAATTCTGGGATTTTTTACGATTTACGGATAAAATTTTTACCGATTATACTATGAAAAAGATTTTGGACCCCCGTTTAGTTTTTGATAAAATAAAAGAACTATGCGATTTTGTAAAAACCGATAAAAAAAATATTCTTCTAATAGAAATGCAAAAATACAGTTCACCCACAAACTATTTGGTCATGCACTCTCTGCGGTCTTCAATTTTTGCCATAATTATAGGACTTCAGCTTAAAATGCCGCCTCATAGGCTAATAGAGCTTGGGGCTGCCTGTCTTTTACACGAAATAGGTATGTTCAGACTTCCGCCTCAATACTATATGTATGATGCACCCTTGAGCGAAGAAGGAAAAAAGGCCTTATTTACACATCCTGTCCTGTCATACAATATTTTAAAAACATCTTCTTTTTCTTTGCCGATATGTTTGGGGGTTTTGGAACACCACGAAAGAGAAAACGGGCATGGATATCCAAGAGGCCTTACAAAAGAAAAAATTTCAATGTACGGCAAAATAATCGCCGTTGCATGTTCTTATGAGGCTGCTACAGCTCCACGGCCTTACAAAGAAGCTCAAGATGCCTCATCAGGCATTGTAGAGATGATAAAAAATACTAATGAACAATATGATGAAACCATTTTAAAGGCTCTGCTTTATTCTCTATCCTTTTACCCTGTCGGAATGTATGTTCATCTTTCTAACGGAAAAATAGCAAAGGTAATAGATGTTAATCCTGATGATCCAAGATTTCCTATTGTACAAATTTACGGCCAAACAACTCCCACCGGAGATCCGGTTATTGTACAGACAAAATCAAATAACGTAACCATAAAAAGACAATTATCCAAAGAAGAGCTAAAAAATATCGACCGAAATACTATATAA